One genomic segment of Deltaproteobacteria bacterium includes these proteins:
- a CDS encoding response regulator, whose protein sequence is MKKILIVDDDPMIHFALTEVLRDLCDEVKSVESGAEAVSEMDRSLYTLCFLDINLPDSSGIDLMKQMVEISPDTKIIMMSSSRLDDGLKREIYSQAHYFLRKPFDLFLVKTIANQVLKVDKT, encoded by the coding sequence ATGAAGAAGATCCTGATCGTCGACGACGACCCGATGATCCATTTTGCACTGACGGAAGTTCTGCGTGACCTGTGTGACGAGGTCAAAAGTGTCGAATCGGGAGCGGAAGCCGTCTCGGAGATGGATCGCTCTCTCTACACCCTCTGCTTTCTAGATATAAACCTTCCCGACTCAAGCGGCATCGATCTGATGAAACAGATGGTCGAGATATCGCCGGATACGAAGATCATCATGATGTCGAGCAGTCGTCTCGATGATGGGCTGAAGCGGGAAATTTACAGCCAGGCACACTATTTTCTCCGGAAACCCTTCGATCTCTTCCTTGTCAAAACGATCGCA